In the genome of Terribacillus sp. FSL K6-0262, one region contains:
- the gerQ gene encoding spore coat protein GerQ, whose amino-acid sequence MSKNPNQENQTPSTPQFQEQNQAYTYPQVPNYSYPTRQQNQPFYPQQQQQAPSQVQGGGPGGGGPSLPVEQSYIENILRLNRGKLATVYMTFENNDRWNAKIFKGTIEAAGRDHLILRDPETNRRYLLLMVYLDYVTFDEPLNYNYPYGNPDGLANYPPR is encoded by the coding sequence ATGAGTAAGAACCCGAATCAAGAGAATCAGACGCCGAGCACTCCGCAATTCCAGGAACAGAATCAGGCTTATACCTATCCGCAAGTCCCGAATTACAGTTACCCGACTCGCCAGCAAAACCAGCCGTTTTATCCCCAGCAGCAACAGCAAGCACCCTCACAAGTACAAGGCGGCGGCCCGGGCGGGGGCGGACCCAGCCTTCCGGTTGAGCAGTCCTATATCGAGAACATATTGCGTCTGAATCGCGGCAAGTTGGCTACTGTCTATATGACATTCGAAAACAACGACCGCTGGAATGCAAAGATCTTCAAAGGCACAATCGAAGCTGCCGGACGTGACCACCTTATTTTGCGCGATCCCGAGACCAACCGCCGCTATCTGTTATTGATGGTGTATCTCGATTATGTCACATTCGATGAACCGCTCAATTATAACTACCCTTATGGAAATCCAGACGGCTTGGCAAATTACCCTCCGCGATAA
- the ligD gene encoding DNA ligase D, translating into MEVMKPIYQDTYPVGEDWIYEVKYDGFRAVLNVTKDSVTLTSKNGIDLTAQFPEIITYCEQQRHAVDAHIPFTIDGELIVPKNILSGDFGLLQTRGRLKSADRIERIAAARPAVLMAFDLLIDAGKKQERRRLTSRKQALQELIHSFEGQPAAVKYVAYHSEPGTLLESVILHQGEGIIAKRSSSTYKAGKQHHDWYKIKNWRTITAVLTAYDKENDYFHAQLADEHGHFVPIGKCKHGMEEAERHALTAFFKENGNKDNNLLILPPAICAKIDCLGQADEELREPRFHSLTPTIAAADCTIQQAAIDLAQFPETVELSKLDKLYWEEARIDKLRYLLYIRAVAPFMLPHMINREMTIIRCPDGVEADFFYQKHRPDYAPDFIPDTKALQCPDLQTLIWFANHGSIEFHAPFHHIGSESPQEIAIDLDPPAEDALPLAIKAANLLKDWLDQMHLHAFIKTSGSKGLQLYIPLPDKQLSYEEAGTFTEALARLLVQQHPDLFTIERMKKNRHERLYIDYVQFGKGKTLPVPYTARKRTSGTVSTPLFWEEVNPGLTLDDFTIYTVPERIRQKGCPFASYEEARNSQRLDSILRLV; encoded by the coding sequence ATGGAGGTAATGAAACCGATCTATCAGGATACCTATCCTGTCGGGGAAGACTGGATATATGAAGTCAAATATGACGGTTTCCGGGCTGTACTGAACGTCACCAAGGACAGCGTGACGCTGACAAGCAAAAATGGCATCGATTTGACCGCCCAATTCCCGGAGATCATCACCTACTGCGAACAGCAAAGGCATGCAGTGGATGCACATATCCCTTTCACAATCGATGGGGAATTAATCGTACCGAAAAACATATTGAGCGGGGACTTTGGTTTGCTGCAAACTCGCGGACGGTTGAAATCAGCCGATCGAATCGAACGGATTGCAGCTGCACGCCCTGCTGTGCTGATGGCTTTCGATTTACTTATCGATGCCGGCAAAAAGCAGGAAAGACGGCGGCTCACTTCGCGCAAGCAAGCACTGCAAGAACTCATCCATTCATTCGAAGGACAGCCGGCAGCTGTAAAATATGTAGCTTATCATTCAGAACCTGGGACGCTTTTGGAATCTGTCATCCTGCATCAAGGGGAAGGCATCATCGCCAAGCGCTCTTCCAGTACTTATAAGGCAGGCAAACAGCATCACGATTGGTACAAAATAAAGAATTGGCGCACGATCACAGCAGTGCTGACAGCATACGATAAAGAAAATGATTATTTCCATGCTCAGCTGGCAGATGAGCATGGTCATTTCGTGCCGATCGGAAAATGCAAGCATGGGATGGAAGAGGCTGAGCGCCATGCTCTTACTGCCTTTTTTAAAGAGAACGGGAACAAGGACAATAATCTTCTGATACTCCCTCCAGCCATCTGCGCAAAAATCGACTGCCTTGGCCAGGCAGACGAAGAGCTGCGCGAACCGAGATTCCATAGTTTGACACCGACCATAGCAGCAGCTGATTGCACAATACAGCAAGCAGCCATTGATCTTGCCCAATTTCCGGAAACAGTTGAATTAAGCAAGCTGGACAAGCTTTACTGGGAAGAGGCGCGAATCGATAAGCTGCGTTACCTGCTTTATATCCGGGCAGTGGCACCGTTCATGCTACCCCATATGATAAATAGGGAAATGACAATCATCCGCTGTCCTGACGGGGTTGAAGCAGATTTCTTTTATCAGAAGCACAGGCCAGATTATGCCCCAGACTTCATTCCTGATACGAAGGCGCTGCAATGCCCGGATCTTCAGACTCTCATCTGGTTTGCGAACCATGGGAGCATCGAATTCCATGCCCCTTTTCACCATATCGGCAGCGAATCGCCGCAGGAAATCGCCATCGACCTTGATCCGCCGGCAGAAGATGCCCTTCCATTGGCAATCAAGGCTGCCAATCTGCTTAAAGACTGGCTTGATCAAATGCATCTCCATGCATTCATAAAGACTTCCGGCAGCAAAGGACTGCAGCTGTACATTCCATTGCCAGATAAGCAGCTCAGCTATGAAGAAGCAGGCACCTTCACCGAAGCTTTGGCAAGATTACTCGTCCAGCAGCATCCTGATCTTTTTACAATCGAGAGAATGAAAAAGAATCGACATGAGCGTCTGTATATCGACTATGTTCAGTTCGGGAAGGGGAAAACATTACCGGTTCCTTACACCGCCCGGAAGCGGACAAGTGGTACTGTCAGCACTCCATTATTCTGGGAAGAAGTAAATCCAGGGCTAACACTGGATGACTTCACCATTTATACTGTTCCGGAGCGCATACGGCAAAAAGGCTGCCCCTTTGCTTCTTATGAAGAAGCCAGGAACAGCCAAAGACTGGATTCGATTCTCCGCTTGGTTTGA
- a CDS encoding acyltransferase family protein has protein sequence MERKRDAYFDNARLLMITFVVFGHLIQPYQDMLFLQMSYTWIYTFHMPVFIFLAGFFAKGAANRAAIEKLAKKLLLPFLFFQFIYTIYYFTIGKENWLESILVPQWALWFLLSLFCWHMLLIPFKKIKPALGIPLAVFIGLLAGYIDEIGAALSLSRTFVFFPFFLIGYWVTKEQLHVLRHTPIRIGAAVLLLAAAVMLYLYPDLPTDWLLGSKSYAMLGAGGSGGVIRLFIYLVSALMMLSILTLVPDKEMPFTKYGQRTLYVYLLHGFFIQWIRVDDVFEVSNGMDIAGLLIVTVGIVLVLSQRWMLRLWKPLIELKSP, from the coding sequence ATGGAACGAAAACGCGATGCGTATTTTGATAATGCAAGACTGCTTATGATTACCTTTGTCGTGTTCGGACACTTGATACAGCCTTATCAGGACATGTTATTCCTGCAAATGAGCTATACATGGATATATACCTTTCATATGCCTGTTTTCATCTTCCTGGCTGGATTTTTTGCCAAGGGGGCCGCGAACAGGGCCGCTATCGAAAAGCTGGCGAAAAAGCTCCTGTTGCCGTTTCTTTTCTTTCAATTCATTTACACGATTTATTACTTTACCATCGGAAAAGAAAATTGGCTGGAGTCCATCCTTGTGCCGCAGTGGGCACTATGGTTTTTGCTGAGCTTGTTCTGCTGGCATATGCTGCTTATTCCATTCAAGAAAATCAAGCCAGCGCTGGGAATTCCACTGGCTGTTTTCATTGGCTTGCTGGCAGGATATATTGATGAGATCGGAGCAGCATTAAGCCTCTCCCGAACATTTGTATTCTTCCCATTTTTCTTGATTGGGTATTGGGTGACAAAAGAGCAGCTGCACGTACTGCGACATACGCCGATTCGAATAGGGGCGGCAGTGCTGCTCCTGGCTGCAGCTGTCATGCTGTATCTGTACCCTGACCTACCGACAGATTGGCTGCTTGGATCGAAATCCTATGCCATGCTTGGTGCTGGCGGAAGCGGCGGAGTGATCCGTTTGTTTATTTATCTTGTGTCGGCGTTGATGATGCTGAGCATTCTGACGCTGGTGCCCGATAAAGAGATGCCTTTTACAAAGTATGGGCAGCGGACATTGTATGTTTATCTGCTGCATGGTTTCTTCATCCAGTGGATCCGTGTGGACGATGTATTCGAAGTGAGCAATGGCATGGATATTGCAGGACTCCTGATAGTCACTGTCGGTATCGTACTTGTCCTTTCCCAGCGCTGGATGCTGCGTTTATGGAAACCATTGATCGAGTTGAAAAGCCCATGA
- a CDS encoding tetratricopeptide repeat protein: MDRTIFSESSTFPELLDTFHVSIKLEKKHAAEKMLREIEEQRKSIHDPNLLIKSALMEIRFSLLAGETERAETMFADFENAKKELNDENAFYYHCFKGHLFYEKGHLQHAIIAYEKAAEYLEELSNTAEKPDFYYKLANAYYHAYITSLSVINATLAIQEAQEQKQDYVLAKSKLLQGLNYLEWKDYEGAEALLHEALSYRQQDTGSEFNLVYMINHNLGLVYLRKGLPDTAVHYFKRAIEDQESSHYMKSLYYLAEALFYAGRNEEALRYFDIGFSISKRENNELYKWIFAMLHKKFIDRSSFEGVWQQGIEYFITKNDKFNVKYYSERFAEYFFKKGEHVKASYYYRLAIK; this comes from the coding sequence TTGGATCGTACTATATTTTCTGAATCAAGTACGTTTCCAGAGCTGTTAGATACTTTTCATGTAAGCATTAAATTAGAAAAGAAGCATGCTGCGGAAAAAATGCTGCGAGAGATCGAGGAGCAGCGAAAAAGCATTCATGATCCAAACCTATTGATCAAATCCGCTCTGATGGAAATTAGATTCTCTTTGCTGGCTGGGGAGACGGAGCGAGCTGAAACGATGTTTGCTGATTTCGAGAACGCCAAAAAAGAGTTAAATGATGAAAATGCTTTTTATTATCATTGCTTCAAGGGTCATCTATTCTATGAAAAAGGCCATCTTCAACATGCGATCATTGCATATGAAAAAGCTGCAGAATATTTGGAGGAACTTTCGAATACTGCAGAGAAACCAGACTTTTATTATAAGCTGGCCAACGCATACTATCATGCCTATATCACTTCGCTTTCCGTTATCAATGCAACCTTGGCCATCCAGGAAGCCCAGGAGCAGAAACAGGATTATGTGCTTGCTAAAAGTAAACTGCTGCAAGGGTTGAATTACCTGGAATGGAAGGACTATGAGGGAGCAGAAGCACTTTTGCATGAAGCCTTGTCATATCGGCAGCAGGACACAGGCAGCGAGTTTAATCTGGTGTATATGATAAATCATAACCTAGGCTTGGTTTATTTAAGGAAAGGATTGCCGGATACAGCTGTCCATTACTTTAAAAGAGCGATCGAGGACCAGGAAAGCAGTCATTATATGAAAAGTCTTTATTACCTGGCCGAAGCGTTGTTTTACGCTGGTCGGAATGAAGAAGCATTGCGCTACTTTGATATAGGATTCTCCATCAGCAAGCGGGAAAATAACGAGCTTTATAAATGGATCTTTGCCATGCTGCATAAAAAGTTCATCGATAGGAGCAGCTTTGAAGGAGTTTGGCAGCAAGGAATCGAATATTTCATTACAAAAAATGACAAATTCAATGTAAAATATTATTCAGAGCGGTTCGCCGAATATTTTTTCAAGAAAGGCGAACACGTAAAAGCCAGCTATTATTATAGATTGGCCATAAAATAA
- a CDS encoding AarF/UbiB family protein, producing the protein MRVRSTRRILPIVWMVIRFMLQIYWFYFLHSRVWDEQDKQEWKALLTKQAREYRKTAEKKGGLLVKLGQFLSSRADLLPKVFIREMEGLVDKVRPMPFVYSEAILREELGSHYESEIRDLNPHPIASASIGDVYEARLKNGKKIAVKVQRHNARQIFHMDFKALRIIFFLLRKFTSIGKKSDMKALYAEIVTIISRELDFRKELEHADYFKKRYKGNTEINMPNYYPELCTGRVLVMDWIEGRKVTDTDYLDAQKIPREQVARALFQFFADQFLNSGMFHADPHAGNIMVQPDGKIVLLDFGMVGEIRATDTDYLREAIQGVVLDDYEAVIQALYKMEFLLPSADSEKVKRIIRKTVDLYKGGQLDVGDTDSFLQLMEELQVIVKEQPIQLPADFAFLGRAVSLAIGLVAIIYPQADLVEWGKPVILRWMRGSKKHSSIYTGILTNSLRPFLSMPRALVDWLTDGEKQRSWERDKQKNQLMHQFYFFYTVLLLTLTAGSAYIGIHGIIQHTLWLILVGFILTFLFFGLSLILFIKHVLMLRSINKTRRL; encoded by the coding sequence ATGCGTGTCAGATCCACTCGGCGTATTCTGCCTATTGTTTGGATGGTCATCCGGTTCATGCTGCAGATTTATTGGTTTTATTTCCTGCATAGCCGTGTATGGGATGAACAGGATAAACAGGAATGGAAAGCATTGCTGACGAAGCAGGCGAGGGAGTATCGGAAGACGGCCGAAAAGAAGGGCGGGTTGCTGGTCAAGTTAGGGCAGTTTCTCAGTTCGCGCGCAGATTTACTGCCCAAGGTATTCATCCGGGAAATGGAAGGACTTGTGGATAAAGTAAGGCCGATGCCGTTTGTCTATTCGGAAGCAATATTACGAGAAGAACTTGGCAGCCATTATGAGTCAGAGATCAGGGATCTGAATCCTCACCCGATAGCTTCTGCTTCTATCGGCGATGTGTATGAGGCACGCCTGAAGAATGGAAAAAAGATAGCTGTGAAAGTCCAGCGTCATAATGCTAGGCAGATATTTCACATGGACTTCAAAGCGCTTCGGATCATTTTCTTCCTGCTCCGAAAGTTCACTAGTATCGGCAAAAAATCGGATATGAAGGCGTTGTATGCCGAAATCGTGACAATCATCAGCAGGGAATTGGACTTTCGGAAAGAACTGGAGCATGCGGATTATTTCAAGAAACGCTACAAAGGGAATACGGAGATCAACATGCCGAATTATTATCCAGAGCTCTGCACCGGAAGAGTGCTGGTGATGGACTGGATAGAGGGCAGGAAGGTGACGGACACCGACTATCTTGATGCACAGAAGATTCCGCGTGAGCAAGTGGCCAGGGCGCTTTTTCAGTTCTTCGCCGATCAGTTCCTCAACAGCGGGATGTTCCATGCGGATCCCCATGCAGGCAATATCATGGTACAGCCGGACGGGAAGATCGTACTGCTCGATTTCGGTATGGTCGGGGAAATCAGGGCAACGGATACCGACTATTTAAGGGAAGCCATACAAGGGGTGGTTCTGGATGATTATGAAGCGGTCATCCAGGCGCTTTACAAAATGGAATTCCTGCTCCCTTCCGCCGATTCCGAGAAGGTGAAGCGGATCATCCGGAAGACGGTGGATTTATATAAAGGCGGACAGCTTGATGTAGGGGACACGGACTCCTTCCTTCAATTGATGGAAGAGCTGCAGGTGATCGTGAAGGAACAGCCGATTCAGCTGCCGGCCGATTTTGCTTTCCTTGGCCGGGCAGTTTCCCTGGCAATTGGCCTGGTGGCCATCATTTATCCGCAGGCAGATTTGGTAGAATGGGGAAAACCTGTCATCCTCCGCTGGATGAGAGGATCGAAAAAACATAGTTCCATCTATACTGGTATCCTGACAAATTCGCTCCGACCCTTCTTATCCATGCCGCGGGCACTCGTTGATTGGCTGACGGACGGGGAGAAGCAGCGGAGCTGGGAGCGGGATAAGCAGAAGAACCAGTTGATGCACCAATTTTACTTCTTTTATACGGTGCTGCTGCTCACCCTGACAGCAGGCTCTGCATACATTGGCATTCATGGAATCATCCAGCATACATTATGGCTGATCCTTGTCGGATTCATACTGACGTTCCTGTTTTTTGGGTTAAGCTTAATTCTTTTCATCAAGCATGTTCTGATGCTTAGATCCATAAATAAGACTAGGAGGTTGTGA
- a CDS encoding DUF423 domain-containing protein — protein sequence MKALLIIGAISGFLTVALGAFGAHGLEGRLSEKAIATWEKAVLYQMFHTLALVGAALLLQKIQAGSLVTAGGFFIAGILLFSGTLYIYAVSGITAFALITPVGGLAFLIGWVLLGYSAIKYL from the coding sequence ATGAAAGCATTACTTATAATCGGAGCGATCAGTGGTTTCCTTACGGTGGCACTTGGAGCATTCGGGGCACACGGATTGGAAGGAAGGCTCTCGGAAAAGGCAATCGCTACATGGGAAAAAGCGGTTCTATATCAGATGTTCCACACATTGGCGCTGGTCGGGGCAGCGTTGCTGCTTCAGAAAATCCAAGCAGGCAGTTTGGTGACTGCCGGCGGTTTCTTCATCGCAGGTATCCTATTGTTTTCGGGAACACTTTATATTTACGCGGTCAGCGGAATCACGGCATTTGCCTTGATCACACCAGTGGGCGGGTTGGCATTCCTGATCGGCTGGGTGCTGCTCGGTTATTCTGCAATCAAATATCTATAA
- a CDS encoding YwdI family protein, producing MLSEETVLRHMKEELEQALANGDVQKQREHVRAVRSMCDLFLQSERSEKKEMPKQTESQSGPSAAEWAAMTGEWPVQQPRKAFEDDDDESNGKSLFDF from the coding sequence TTGTTAAGTGAAGAAACAGTGCTGCGGCATATGAAAGAGGAACTGGAACAGGCCTTGGCCAATGGGGATGTCCAGAAGCAGCGGGAGCATGTTCGGGCGGTTCGTTCGATGTGCGATTTGTTTTTGCAAAGTGAACGATCCGAAAAGAAGGAGATGCCTAAACAGACTGAATCCCAATCGGGACCGTCCGCGGCGGAATGGGCAGCGATGACAGGGGAATGGCCGGTCCAGCAGCCCAGGAAGGCATTTGAAGATGATGATGATGAATCGAACGGCAAGTCCTTGTTCGATTTTTGA
- a CDS encoding AraC family transcriptional regulator, producing MSTISKNAVLPEKRPSEDMKSNKQFLYPSYLLENQLMDAVQNGDLNEALSIIESLSTSERPKYAFQPLRSAKNQLISICTLYTRAILRGGASQEVASTLNMTYMLEIENCQTEQELSDLEYDMLVRFIEGLNKSRATQYSNIINEAIAYIQSHILEDLSLQAISSHCKVNPSYLSHLFKKEVGVSTVQFINQKKIEESKYFLLHTNQSIADLAKKFNFCNQSYFTAQFKYYTSMTPKQFRDSRPI from the coding sequence ATGTCTACCATATCTAAAAATGCTGTTCTGCCTGAGAAACGTCCCTCTGAAGATATGAAGTCAAACAAACAGTTTTTATACCCTTCCTACCTGCTGGAAAACCAGCTGATGGATGCTGTACAGAATGGAGATTTGAACGAGGCATTATCGATCATTGAAAGCCTGTCCACTTCTGAACGCCCGAAGTATGCCTTTCAACCGCTGCGATCCGCCAAGAACCAATTGATCAGCATCTGCACCTTATACACACGTGCCATCCTGCGCGGCGGTGCTTCACAGGAGGTAGCTTCCACTCTGAATATGACCTACATGCTGGAAATCGAAAATTGCCAGACAGAGCAGGAGCTTTCCGATTTGGAATATGATATGCTCGTCCGTTTCATCGAAGGCTTGAACAAAAGCCGCGCGACGCAATACTCCAATATCATCAATGAAGCGATTGCGTACATACAATCGCATATTCTGGAGGATCTGAGCTTACAGGCTATCAGCTCCCACTGCAAAGTGAACCCGAGCTATCTTTCCCATCTATTCAAAAAAGAAGTCGGCGTATCCACGGTACAGTTCATCAACCAGAAAAAGATCGAGGAATCCAAATATTTCTTGCTTCATACGAATCAATCCATTGCTGACTTAGCCAAAAAATTCAACTTCTGCAACCAAAGCTACTTTACAGCTCAATTCAAGTACTATACATCAATGACGCCAAAGCAATTTCGCGACTCACGTCCAATTTAA
- the hemQ gene encoding hydrogen peroxide-dependent heme synthase, translated as MAEAVETMDGWYCLHDFRVMDWTSWKLASEDERKAAIGEFQDWLSTMEQVEEANKGSQLAYKIIGHKADLMFMILRPTMDELQEIETTFDKTKLASYMTKSFSYLSVVELSKYMSKPGVDIEQKPEVQARLKPILPRWDYMCFYPMDKRRMNEDNWYSLEKDARAKLMYEHSKTGRKYAGQIKQIITGSFGFDDWEWGVTLFAHDPLPIKKLVYEMRFDEVSARYGEFGDFYFGNILTKEAASSYFHV; from the coding sequence ATGGCAGAAGCAGTAGAAACCATGGACGGCTGGTATTGCCTGCATGATTTCCGGGTAATGGATTGGACAAGCTGGAAACTGGCATCCGAAGATGAGCGTAAAGCGGCGATCGGGGAATTCCAGGACTGGCTTTCGACAATGGAACAAGTAGAAGAAGCAAATAAAGGCAGTCAGCTTGCCTACAAAATAATAGGTCACAAAGCAGACTTGATGTTCATGATCCTGCGGCCGACAATGGATGAATTACAGGAGATAGAAACAACATTCGACAAAACGAAGTTAGCCTCTTACATGACAAAGAGCTTTTCTTACTTATCGGTCGTTGAACTCTCCAAATATATGAGCAAGCCTGGCGTCGACATCGAACAGAAGCCGGAAGTACAGGCTCGTTTGAAACCCATCCTGCCTCGCTGGGATTATATGTGCTTCTACCCGATGGATAAACGCCGGATGAATGAAGACAACTGGTATTCACTTGAAAAAGATGCACGTGCCAAACTTATGTATGAGCACAGCAAAACCGGCCGTAAATATGCTGGTCAAATCAAACAGATCATCACGGGTTCCTTCGGATTCGACGATTGGGAGTGGGGCGTTACACTATTTGCCCACGACCCGCTGCCAATCAAGAAGCTGGTTTACGAAATGCGATTCGATGAAGTAAGCGCACGCTATGGCGAATTCGGCGACTTCTATTTCGGAAATATCCTGACAAAAGAAGCAGCATCCTCCTACTTCCATGTCTGA
- a CDS encoding Ku protein: protein MHTMWKGTISFGLVNIPVKMHAATENKDVKLRQLHKECNTPVKYEKVCPHCEKELQAEDIVKAYEYTKNKFVVLDEEELQALQKEQEDKAVEIVDFVSLEEIDPIYFERCYYLSPNEGGTKAYSLLRKALEETGKIGVASMIIRSKQQLAVIRVYQNVLVVETIHYPDEVRSVADVPNIPAEDSIAEKELTTAKLLIEQLTATFDPDKYNDEYREALLDLIQAKRDHEDVHIPTAKKQPSNVTNLMDALQASLDKAKKDKPAAKKTTRRKTSARAKKKPEAG, encoded by the coding sequence ATGCATACGATGTGGAAGGGAACAATCAGCTTCGGACTTGTGAATATTCCAGTGAAAATGCATGCTGCCACGGAAAATAAAGACGTGAAGTTGCGGCAGCTGCATAAAGAGTGCAATACACCGGTCAAATATGAGAAAGTATGTCCGCATTGTGAGAAGGAACTGCAGGCAGAAGATATTGTCAAAGCCTATGAATACACGAAAAATAAATTCGTCGTACTTGATGAAGAAGAATTGCAGGCATTACAAAAGGAGCAGGAAGACAAAGCGGTGGAAATCGTTGACTTTGTCAGCTTGGAGGAAATAGATCCCATTTATTTCGAACGCTGCTATTACCTGTCTCCGAATGAAGGAGGGACCAAGGCGTACAGTTTATTGCGAAAGGCACTGGAAGAGACGGGCAAAATAGGGGTAGCCTCGATGATCATCCGTTCCAAGCAGCAGCTCGCCGTCATCCGGGTATATCAGAATGTGCTGGTCGTTGAGACGATTCATTATCCGGATGAGGTGCGGAGTGTGGCTGATGTGCCGAATATCCCGGCGGAAGACAGCATTGCCGAAAAAGAGCTCACAACAGCCAAGCTGCTCATCGAACAGCTTACAGCTACCTTCGATCCGGACAAATATAATGATGAATATCGTGAGGCCTTGCTCGATCTCATTCAGGCAAAACGCGATCATGAAGACGTTCATATCCCGACAGCGAAGAAACAGCCGAGCAATGTCACCAATCTGATGGATGCCCTGCAGGCATCACTGGATAAAGCGAAGAAGGATAAACCAGCCGCCAAGAAGACGACAAGGCGAAAAACTTCGGCACGGGCAAAAAAGAAGCCTGAAGCTGGATAA